CCTACCTTTTCGGTGCCTGTCTGACGGTAGTCTCCGCCATTTATTTCAAAATTAAAGTAACGCCTCATTATCATAAAAACAAATTACGATGAGAAAGAAAGAACGTTATGAGAAAGTAATCGCTTGGTTTCAGGAAAATGTGCCAGTAGCCGAAACAGAACTGCATTACAACAATCCGTACGAACTACTGATTGCTGTTATCCTTTCCGCACAATGTACGGATAAACGGGTGAATATCATCACTCCGCCTTTGTATCGGGATTTTCCTACTCCGGAAGCGTTGGCGGCCACCACCCCGGAAGTGGTATTCGAATATATCCGGAGTGTATCTTATCCGAACAATAAAGCTAAACATTTGGTCGGCATGGCTAAAATGTTGGTAAATGAGTTTAATAGTCAAGTTCCCGACAATATGGAAGATTTAATAAAATTGCCCGGTGTAGGAAGGAAAACAGCCAATGTAATACAATCGGTTGTATTTCATAAAGCGGCAATGGCAGTGGATACCCATGTGTTCCGCGTCAGTCACCGCATCGGACTAGTGCCGGACAGTTGTACCACCCCGTTCAGTGTGGAAAAGGAACTGATGAAGAATATCCCGGAAAAACTGGTTCCCATAGCACACCACTGGCTTATCCTGCACGGCCGTTATGTTTGCCAGGCACGCACCCCAAAATGTGACACCTGCGGTTTGCAAATGATGTGCAAATATTTCTGTAACACCTATAAAGTAACGAAAGAGGCACCAAAAGCCAAGAATAAATAACGTTTTAATAGCAGAGAAACGAAATAAATAGTAACTTTGCAGGCGTTCTAAAAGAAAATCTTTAAAACACTTTTAAATAAAAATAGAGTATTATGCAGACAATTGACAAATTCAATTTTGCCGGTAAAAAGGCATTTGTTCGCGTGGACTTCAATGTACCCCTGGACGAAAACTTCAACATTACAGATGACACCCGTATGCGTGCAGCTCTTCCTACTTTGAAGAAGATTCTGGCTGACGGTGGTAGCATCATCATCGGTTCTCACCTGGGCCGTCCGAAAGGCGTTGCCGATAAATTCTCTTTGAAACATATCATCAAGCATCTGTCTGAATTGCTGGGTGTTGAAGTTCAGTTCGCTAACGACTGCATGGGCGAAGAAGC
The nucleotide sequence above comes from Bacteroides caccae. Encoded proteins:
- the nth gene encoding endonuclease III, with amino-acid sequence MRKKERYEKVIAWFQENVPVAETELHYNNPYELLIAVILSAQCTDKRVNIITPPLYRDFPTPEALAATTPEVVFEYIRSVSYPNNKAKHLVGMAKMLVNEFNSQVPDNMEDLIKLPGVGRKTANVIQSVVFHKAAMAVDTHVFRVSHRIGLVPDSCTTPFSVEKELMKNIPEKLVPIAHHWLILHGRYVCQARTPKCDTCGLQMMCKYFCNTYKVTKEAPKAKNK